In a genomic window of Nothobranchius furzeri strain GRZ-AD chromosome 14, NfurGRZ-RIMD1, whole genome shotgun sequence:
- the LOC107390228 gene encoding GTPase IMAP family member 8 isoform X1 yields the protein MALKLQAKTGDRGGLEEVRIILVGHSWLEKSLVGNVILSGQMFDISRDVKMCVRRQAVLPDGRKAVVVSTPERWLPSAVPDLSLVSVNLESCMCPPGPHAFLMIIPIGSHRGWEWTVEGPLQLLNDSLWRSTIVVFTKHEKLRGTSVESHVAKYDFLKVLLEKCAHRCHLLDTSAWGEADDAQVGGLLKKIDEMVGVNKKAGGAGFVALREKLSKMNGSMRKEVEERAAFRQKEVQRTRRTLRSDVDRSPSLSVLQIVVVGPKHAGKSSAVNTLLGEDICLSGRLTLKCMERQGVVGERRVCVVDTPSWHGRYCSEDTPEEVQGQISRSLSLCSPTPHAVLVVLRSDETFTETDRRRVEEHLKLLGPWVWTRIIVLFTWGDKLGSASIEEHIETWPALQWLVDKCGDRFHVFDNTNTAGDSQVRELLDRIEETEMENDTKRLVRSLADFQQRNRKLEQKSKKMRRKLQKTQAEKDLLMQTIKNKEQTNEDLIKSTKEKDDQVEVLRKTLEELREKQQSGEFRMRLLERENNSKQDEIRSLSEECAVKDELLKSAKQKGEVENKKLKERVKEQEQEKADLRTLCERKDQELNKTKTNHKRESEELRGTIQQIRRENEETLLKATIEEMQMHLQTEEPTEAAVSFYNHQQLNKTTMSIKSLELSRQQKWASTVSSRPYRDAIKPVAEAGQKRPAGWDDCRMKTETGIQEQQLEADRTRLRVGGAVLGSAIGAFVASIRSPSGMNIKWACWAATGAALGILLVQSVWSQEGKDQGAT from the exons ATGGCCCTGAAATTACAAGCCAAGACGG GAGACAGAGGTGGTCTCGAGGAGGTTAGAATCATCCTGGTTGGACACAGCTGGCTGGAGAAGAGTTTGGTCGGAAACGTCATCCTCAGCGGACAGATGTTTGACATCAGCAGGGACGTGAAGATGTGTGTCAGGAGGCAGGCTGTTCTCCCAGACGGGAGGAAGGCTGTAGTCGTCAGCACCCCTGAGAGGTGGCTTCCCTCCGCCGTCCCGGACCTCAGTCTCGTGAGCGTGAACCTGGAGTCCTGCATGTGTCCGCCTGGGCCTCACGCCTTCCTCATGATCATCCCCATCGGCTCGCACCGAGGCTGGGAGTGGACCGTGGAGGGACCTCTCCAACTGTTGAACGACTCTCTGTGGAGAAGCACGATTGTGGTGTTCACTAAACATGAGAAGCTCAGAGGAACATCTGTAGAAAGTCACGTTGCTAAGTATGATTTCCTTAAAGTCCTCCTGGAGAAGTGTGCACATAGATGCCACCTTTTAGACACAAGCGCTTGGGGAGAGGCCGACGATGCTCAAGTTGGAGGCCTGCTGAAGAAGATTGATGAGATGGTTGGAGTAAACAAGAAGGCAGGAGGAGCTGGTTTTGTGGCTTTAAGGGAAAAACTCTCTAAGATGAACGGCAGCATGAggaaagaggtggaggagagggCTGCCTTCAGACAGAAGGAGGTGCAAAGGACCAGAAGGACACTCAGATCTGACGTGG ACAGATCTCCTTCTCTTTCTGTGCTTCAAATTGTCGTCGTGGGACCGAAGCACGCTGGCAAGAGCTCAGCAGTTAACACCCTCCTCGGCGAGGACATTTGTCTTTCAGGACGTCTGACGTTGAAGTGCATGGAGAGACAGGGTGTTGTTGGGGAAAGGAGGGTGTGTGTGGTGGACACTCCCAGCTGGCATGGACGGTACTGCTCCGAAGACACTCCAGAGGAGGTGCAGGGACAGATCTCACGCTCTCTGTCTCTGTGCAGTCCCACTCCTCACGCCGTCCTGGTGGTCCTACGCAGCGACGAGACCTTCACTGAAACTGACAGGAGGAGAGTGGAGGAACACCTGAAGCTCCTCGGACCTTGGGTTTGGACTCGAATCATTGTGCTTTTCACATGGGGGGACAAACTGGGGAGCGCCTCCATTGAGGAGCACATAGAGACGTGGCCGGCCCTGCAGTGGCTCGTGGACAAATGTGGGGACAGGTTTCACGTCTTCGACAACACGAACACAGCTGGAGACTCTCAGGTTAGAGAGCTGTTGGACAGGATAGAAGAGACGGAGATGGAGAATGATACCAAACGTTTGGTACGGAGTCTTGCTGATTTTCAGCAAAGAAACAGGAAGTTGGAGCAAAAATCCAAAAAGATGAGAAGGAAGCTTCAGAAAACGCAGGCTGAGAAGGATCTCCTCATGCAGACGATTAAAAACAAAGAACAAACAAACGAGGACTTGATTAAGTCAACCAAAGAGAAAGATGATCAGGTCGAAGTTCTCAGGAAAACTTTAGAAGAGCTGAGAGAAAAACAGCAAAGCGGCGAGTTTAGAATGAGATTGTTGGAAAGGGAGAACAACTCGAAACAAGACGAGATAAGAAGTCTGAGTGAGGAGTGCGCCGTGAAAGATGAGCTTTTAAAATCCGCAAAGCAAAAAGGTGAGGTGGAAAACAAAAAACTAAAGGAACGGGTGAAAGAACAAGAGCAAGAAAAAGCAGATTTAAGGACCCTGTGTGAGAGAAAAGATCAAGAGCTGAACAAAACGAAGACGAATCACAAAAGAGAATCAGAGGAGCTCAGAGGGACGATTCAGCAGATCAGGAGGGAGAACGAGGAGACTCTGCTGAAGGCAACGATTGAAGAGATGCAAATGCACCTTCAGACAGAGGAACCGACGGAGGCAGCGGTGTCCTTTTATAAccaccagcagctaaataaaacaACGATGAGCATCAAATCTCTGGAGCTTAGCAGGCAGCAAAAATGGGCGTCCACAGTCTCATCGCGTCCCTACAGAGACGCCATCAAACCTG TTGCAGAAGCAGGTCAGAAAAGGCCGGCAGGGTGGGATGATTGCAGAATGAAG ACAGAAACTGGGATCCAAGAGCAGCAGCTGGAGGCCGATCGAACTAGGTTGAGAGTTGGAGGTGCAGTGCTGGGGTCTGCGATTGGGGCCTTTGTTGCTTCCATCAGGTCGCCCTCAGggatgaacatcaaatgggcgtgctgGGCTGCAACTGGAGCCGCTCTGGGGATCTTACTGGTGCAAAGCGTCTGGTCCCAAGAGGGGAAGGACCAAGGAGCAACCTAG
- the LOC107390228 gene encoding GTPase IMAP family member 8 isoform X2 produces MALKLQAKTGDRGGLEEVRIILVGHSWLEKSLVGNVILSGQMFDISRDVKMCVRRQAVLPDGRKAVVVSTPERWLPSAVPDLSLVSVNLESCMCPPGPHAFLMIIPIGSHRGWEWTVEGPLQLLNDSLWRSTIVVFTKHEKLRGTSVESHVAKYDFLKVLLEKCAHRCHLLDTSAWGEADDAQVGGLLKKIDEMVGVNKKAGGAGFVALREKLSKMNGSMRKEVEERAAFRQKEVQRTRRTLRSDVDRSPSLSVLQIVVVGPKHAGKSSAVNTLLGEDICLSGRLTLKCMERQGVVGERRVCVVDTPSWHGRYCSEDTPEEVQGQISRSLSLCSPTPHAVLVVLRSDETFTETDRRRVEEHLKLLGPWVWTRIIVLFTWGDKLGSASIEEHIETWPALQWLVDKCGDRFHVFDNTNTAGDSQVRELLDRIEETEMENDTKRLVRSLADFQQRNRKLEQKSKKMRRKLQKTQAEKDLLMQTIKNKEQTNEDLIKSTKEKDDQVEVLRKTLEELREKQQSGEFRMRLLERENNSKQDEIRSLSEECAVKDELLKSAKQKGEVENKKLKERVKEQEQEKADLRTLCERKDQELNKTKTNHKRESEELRGTIQQIRRENEETLLKATIEEMQMHLQTEEPTEAAVSFYNHQQLNKTTMSIKSLELSRQQKWASTVSSRPYRDAIKPVAEAGQKRPAGWDDCRMKKLGSKSSSWRPIELG; encoded by the exons ATGGCCCTGAAATTACAAGCCAAGACGG GAGACAGAGGTGGTCTCGAGGAGGTTAGAATCATCCTGGTTGGACACAGCTGGCTGGAGAAGAGTTTGGTCGGAAACGTCATCCTCAGCGGACAGATGTTTGACATCAGCAGGGACGTGAAGATGTGTGTCAGGAGGCAGGCTGTTCTCCCAGACGGGAGGAAGGCTGTAGTCGTCAGCACCCCTGAGAGGTGGCTTCCCTCCGCCGTCCCGGACCTCAGTCTCGTGAGCGTGAACCTGGAGTCCTGCATGTGTCCGCCTGGGCCTCACGCCTTCCTCATGATCATCCCCATCGGCTCGCACCGAGGCTGGGAGTGGACCGTGGAGGGACCTCTCCAACTGTTGAACGACTCTCTGTGGAGAAGCACGATTGTGGTGTTCACTAAACATGAGAAGCTCAGAGGAACATCTGTAGAAAGTCACGTTGCTAAGTATGATTTCCTTAAAGTCCTCCTGGAGAAGTGTGCACATAGATGCCACCTTTTAGACACAAGCGCTTGGGGAGAGGCCGACGATGCTCAAGTTGGAGGCCTGCTGAAGAAGATTGATGAGATGGTTGGAGTAAACAAGAAGGCAGGAGGAGCTGGTTTTGTGGCTTTAAGGGAAAAACTCTCTAAGATGAACGGCAGCATGAggaaagaggtggaggagagggCTGCCTTCAGACAGAAGGAGGTGCAAAGGACCAGAAGGACACTCAGATCTGACGTGG ACAGATCTCCTTCTCTTTCTGTGCTTCAAATTGTCGTCGTGGGACCGAAGCACGCTGGCAAGAGCTCAGCAGTTAACACCCTCCTCGGCGAGGACATTTGTCTTTCAGGACGTCTGACGTTGAAGTGCATGGAGAGACAGGGTGTTGTTGGGGAAAGGAGGGTGTGTGTGGTGGACACTCCCAGCTGGCATGGACGGTACTGCTCCGAAGACACTCCAGAGGAGGTGCAGGGACAGATCTCACGCTCTCTGTCTCTGTGCAGTCCCACTCCTCACGCCGTCCTGGTGGTCCTACGCAGCGACGAGACCTTCACTGAAACTGACAGGAGGAGAGTGGAGGAACACCTGAAGCTCCTCGGACCTTGGGTTTGGACTCGAATCATTGTGCTTTTCACATGGGGGGACAAACTGGGGAGCGCCTCCATTGAGGAGCACATAGAGACGTGGCCGGCCCTGCAGTGGCTCGTGGACAAATGTGGGGACAGGTTTCACGTCTTCGACAACACGAACACAGCTGGAGACTCTCAGGTTAGAGAGCTGTTGGACAGGATAGAAGAGACGGAGATGGAGAATGATACCAAACGTTTGGTACGGAGTCTTGCTGATTTTCAGCAAAGAAACAGGAAGTTGGAGCAAAAATCCAAAAAGATGAGAAGGAAGCTTCAGAAAACGCAGGCTGAGAAGGATCTCCTCATGCAGACGATTAAAAACAAAGAACAAACAAACGAGGACTTGATTAAGTCAACCAAAGAGAAAGATGATCAGGTCGAAGTTCTCAGGAAAACTTTAGAAGAGCTGAGAGAAAAACAGCAAAGCGGCGAGTTTAGAATGAGATTGTTGGAAAGGGAGAACAACTCGAAACAAGACGAGATAAGAAGTCTGAGTGAGGAGTGCGCCGTGAAAGATGAGCTTTTAAAATCCGCAAAGCAAAAAGGTGAGGTGGAAAACAAAAAACTAAAGGAACGGGTGAAAGAACAAGAGCAAGAAAAAGCAGATTTAAGGACCCTGTGTGAGAGAAAAGATCAAGAGCTGAACAAAACGAAGACGAATCACAAAAGAGAATCAGAGGAGCTCAGAGGGACGATTCAGCAGATCAGGAGGGAGAACGAGGAGACTCTGCTGAAGGCAACGATTGAAGAGATGCAAATGCACCTTCAGACAGAGGAACCGACGGAGGCAGCGGTGTCCTTTTATAAccaccagcagctaaataaaacaACGATGAGCATCAAATCTCTGGAGCTTAGCAGGCAGCAAAAATGGGCGTCCACAGTCTCATCGCGTCCCTACAGAGACGCCATCAAACCTG TTGCAGAAGCAGGTCAGAAAAGGCCGGCAGGGTGGGATGATTGCAGAATGAAG AAACTGGGATCCAAGAGCAGCAGCTGGAGGCCGATCGAACTAGGTTGA
- the agpat3 gene encoding 1-acyl-sn-glycerol-3-phosphate acyltransferase gamma produces MALLAYLKSLFVLQLLMGFVFVVSGLIINFIQLCTCILWPINKQLYRRINCRLSYSLWSQLVMMLEWWSGTDCTLYTDQATVDKFGKEHAIIILNHNFEIDFLCGWTMCERYGVLGSSKVLAKHELLKVPLIGWTWYFLEIVFCKRKWEEDRDTVFAGLDRLKDYPEYMWFLLYCEGTRFTEKKHQISMQVAESKGLPKLKYHLLPRTKGFTTTLQRLKGTVTAVYDVTLNFKDKQTPTLLGIINGKKYKADMCVKRFSVDEIPEDEQECAGWLHRLYQEKDALQEQYNKEGKFPGPTIIPPRRPWTLLNSLFWATVLLSPLINFACGVVVSGSPLLIIGFILFLIIASVAIRRLIGVTEVKKTGSSYGNQEAKKQN; encoded by the exons ATGGCTCTGCTGGCCTACCTGAAGAGCCTGTTCGTCCTGCAGCTGCTGATGGGTTTTGTGTTTGTGGTGAGCGGCCTCATCATCAACTTCATTCAGCTGTGCACCTGCATCCTCTGGCCAATCAACAAGCAGCTCTACCGCAGAATCAACTGCCGGCTCTCCTACTCCCTCTGGAGTC AGCTGGTGATGATGCTGGAGTGGTGGTCAGGAACAGACTGCACTCTTTACACCGACCAGGCCACAGTGGACAAGTTTGGCAAAGAGCACGCCATCATCATCCTCAACCACAACTTTGAGATCGACTTCCTGTGTGGCTGGACCATGTGTGAAAGATACGGAGTCTTAGGG AGTTCAAAAGTGCTGGCCAAACACGAGCTGCTGAAGGTCCCTCTGATCGGCTGGACCTGGTACTTCCTAGAAATCGTTTTCTGTAAAAGGAAGTGGGAGGAAGACCGGGACACAGTGTTTGCTGGCTTGGACAGACTCAAAGATTATCCTGAATATATGTGG TTTCTGCTGTACTGTGAAGGGACCCGCTTTACAGAGAAGAAGCACCAAATCAGTATGCAGGTTGCGGAGAGTAAAGGCCTACCAAAGCTCAAGTATCACCTGTTACCCCGAACCAAAGGATTCACCACCACACTGCAGCGTCTGAAgggcacag TAACGGCGGTGTACGATGTGACTCTGAACTTCAAAGACAAGCAGACGCCCACTCTCCTGGGCATCATCAATGGCAAGAAGTACAAAGCGGACATGTGTGTTAA GCGGTTTTCCGTGGATGAGATCCCAGAAGACGAGCAGGAGTGTGCCGGCTGGCTGCACAGGCTCTACCAGGAGAAG GACGCCTTACAGGAACAGTACAACAAAGAGGGCAAGTTCCCTGGACCCACGATCATCCCGCCTCGCCGTCCCTGGACGTTGCTCAACTCCCTGTTTTGGGCCACCGTCCTGTTATCGCCCCTCATCAATTTTGCCTGTGGCGTCGTCGTCAGCGGGTCTCCGCTCCTCATCATCGGTTTCATCCTCTTCCTCATCATAG CCTCCGTAGCAATCCGTCGTCTCATCGGGGTCACAGAGGTGAAGAAAACAGGCTCCAGTTACGGAAACCAGGAGGCCAAGAAACAGAACTAA